The following proteins are co-located in the Bacillus pumilus genome:
- the ftsY gene encoding signal recognition particle-docking protein FtsY — MSFFKKLKEKFTQQTDSVSEKFKDGLEKTRNSFQGKVNELISRYRKVDEDFFEELEEVLIGADVGFTTVMELIDELKKEVKLRNIQDPSEVQVVISEKLVDIYNSGEEQISALNIEDGRLNIILFVGVNGVGKTTTIGKLANKLKNEGKSVILAAGDTFRAGAIEQLEVWGERSGVPVVKQTAGSDPAAVIFDAVQSAKAKNADVLICDTAGRLQNKVNLMKELEKVKRVIEREVPDAPHEVLLALDATTGQNAMAQAKEFSKATNVTGIALTKLDGTAKGGIVLAIRNELNIPVKLVGLGEKVDDLQEFDAESYVYGLFSDVIDQED, encoded by the coding sequence ATGAGCTTTTTTAAGAAATTAAAAGAAAAATTTACGCAGCAAACCGATTCAGTATCAGAAAAGTTTAAAGATGGACTTGAAAAAACGAGAAACTCATTCCAAGGAAAAGTAAATGAACTGATTTCTCGCTATCGTAAGGTCGACGAAGACTTTTTTGAAGAATTAGAAGAAGTTCTTATCGGCGCTGATGTCGGTTTCACGACCGTGATGGAACTGATTGATGAGCTGAAAAAAGAAGTAAAATTAAGAAACATTCAAGACCCAAGTGAAGTACAGGTGGTCATCTCTGAAAAGCTTGTTGACATCTACAATAGCGGAGAGGAACAAATCTCTGCGCTGAACATCGAAGACGGGCGTTTAAATATCATTTTATTTGTGGGCGTCAACGGCGTTGGGAAAACAACGACCATTGGTAAGCTTGCAAACAAGCTGAAAAATGAAGGAAAATCCGTCATATTAGCAGCAGGAGATACGTTCCGTGCCGGTGCCATTGAGCAGCTTGAAGTATGGGGAGAGCGTTCAGGTGTCCCTGTCGTCAAACAGACGGCGGGCTCTGATCCAGCAGCGGTAATCTTTGATGCCGTTCAGTCAGCAAAAGCGAAAAATGCGGATGTCCTTATCTGCGATACAGCTGGAAGACTTCAAAACAAAGTCAACTTGATGAAAGAGCTGGAGAAGGTCAAAAGAGTCATTGAGCGCGAGGTCCCAGATGCACCGCACGAAGTACTGCTTGCCCTTGATGCAACAACAGGTCAAAACGCCATGGCACAAGCGAAGGAATTTTCTAAAGCGACAAATGTGACAGGAATTGCCTTAACAAAGCTTGACGGCACTGCAAAAGGCGGAATTGTGCTTGCGATTCGAAATGAACTGAACATCCCAGTGAAGCTTGTCGGTTTAGGTGAAAAGGTGGACGATCTACAAGAGTTCGATGCAGAATCATATGTGTATGGTTTATTTTCAGACGTGATTGATCAAGAAGACTAA
- a CDS encoding putative DNA-binding protein — translation MTLEKTTRMNYLFDFYQSLLTAKQKSYMSLYYLDDFSLGEIADEYEVSRQAVYDNIKRTEAMLEQYEEKLLLFKKFKERKELLNKLRELVADSPQKEEAEALIESLEKLD, via the coding sequence ATGACGCTTGAAAAAACAACGAGAATGAACTACTTGTTTGACTTCTATCAATCGTTGTTGACCGCAAAGCAAAAGAGCTACATGTCGCTTTACTACCTAGACGATTTTTCCCTCGGTGAAATTGCGGATGAATATGAAGTATCAAGACAGGCTGTTTATGATAATATTAAACGGACTGAAGCGATGCTCGAACAATATGAAGAAAAGCTGCTCTTGTTTAAGAAATTTAAAGAGCGTAAAGAACTTCTCAATAAACTGAGAGAGCTTGTAGCAGATTCCCCGCAAAAGGAAGAAGCAGAAGCTTTAATTGAATCGCTTGAGAAATTAGATTAG
- the ffh gene encoding signal recognition particle protein, whose amino-acid sequence MAFEGLADRLQQTISKIRGKGKVSEQDVKEMMREVRLALLEADVNFKVVKDFVKKVSERAVGQEVMQSLTPGQQVIKVVKEELTELMGGEESKIAVAKKSPTVIMMVGLQGAGKTTTTGKLANLLRKKHNRKPMMVAADIYRPAAIQQLQTLGKQLDMPVFSLGDQVSPVEIAKQAIEKAKEEHHDYVILDTAGRLHIDEELMDELQKVKEVANPEEIFLVVDSMTGQDAVNVAKSFNEQLGLTGVVLTKLDGDTRGGAALSIRAVTNTPIKFAALGEKLDAIEPFHPERMASRILGMGDVLTLIEKAQANVDQDKAKELEQKMRTMSFTLDDFLEQLGQVRNMGPLDELIQMMPGAGKMKGLKNVQVDEKQLNHIEAIIKSMTTEEKEQPEVINASRRKRIAKGSGTSVQEVNRLLKQFDEMKKMMKQMTNMSKGKKKGFKLPFM is encoded by the coding sequence ATGGCATTTGAAGGATTAGCCGACCGACTGCAGCAGACGATTTCAAAAATCCGCGGCAAAGGAAAAGTGTCAGAGCAAGATGTAAAAGAAATGATGCGCGAGGTACGCCTTGCCCTTCTTGAAGCTGACGTCAATTTTAAAGTAGTCAAAGACTTTGTGAAAAAAGTAAGCGAGCGGGCAGTTGGACAAGAGGTCATGCAAAGTCTTACCCCTGGACAACAGGTCATTAAAGTTGTAAAAGAAGAACTCACTGAATTAATGGGCGGGGAAGAGAGTAAAATCGCTGTGGCGAAAAAATCTCCGACAGTCATTATGATGGTCGGTCTTCAAGGGGCAGGTAAAACGACCACAACTGGGAAACTTGCCAATTTACTTCGCAAAAAACATAATCGCAAGCCGATGATGGTGGCTGCAGATATTTACAGACCGGCAGCGATCCAGCAGCTTCAAACCCTTGGGAAACAGCTTGATATGCCAGTGTTTTCATTAGGTGATCAAGTAAGTCCTGTCGAAATTGCCAAACAGGCAATTGAAAAAGCGAAAGAAGAACACCACGATTATGTCATTTTAGATACAGCAGGACGTCTTCATATCGATGAGGAATTGATGGATGAACTTCAGAAAGTAAAAGAAGTAGCAAATCCAGAAGAAATTTTCCTTGTTGTTGACTCTATGACAGGTCAAGATGCTGTCAATGTAGCAAAAAGCTTTAATGAACAGCTTGGCTTAACAGGTGTCGTTCTAACGAAACTAGACGGTGATACAAGAGGCGGAGCAGCACTTTCGATTCGTGCTGTCACAAATACGCCGATTAAATTCGCTGCACTAGGAGAAAAGCTTGATGCGATTGAACCATTCCACCCGGAGCGGATGGCATCAAGAATTCTTGGCATGGGAGATGTGCTCACACTTATTGAAAAAGCACAGGCAAACGTTGACCAAGATAAGGCGAAAGAACTTGAACAAAAAATGAGGACCATGAGCTTTACGCTTGATGATTTCCTCGAGCAGCTTGGCCAAGTTCGTAATATGGGTCCACTTGATGAGCTGATCCAAATGATGCCGGGAGCCGGTAAAATGAAAGGGCTCAAAAACGTCCAAGTAGACGAAAAGCAGCTCAATCACATCGAAGCGATTATTAAATCAATGACGACCGAGGAAAAAGAACAGCCAGAGGTCATTAATGCAAGCCGAAGAAAACGGATTGCAAAAGGAAGCGGAACATCTGTACAGGAAGTCAATCGCCTTTTAAAGCAATTTGACGAAATGAAAAAGATGATGAAGCAAATGACCAACATGTCCAAAGGAAAGAAAAAAGGCTTTAAATTACCATTTATGTAA
- the rpsP gene encoding 30S ribosomal protein S16, which translates to MAVKIRLKRMGSKRSPFYRIVVADSRSPRDGRFIETVGTYNPVLSPAEVKINEELALKWLQNGAKPSDTVRNLFSSQGILEKFHNAKNSK; encoded by the coding sequence ATGGCAGTAAAAATTCGTTTAAAACGTATGGGATCAAAAAGATCTCCTTTCTATCGTATTGTTGTAGCAGATTCTCGTTCACCACGTGACGGTCGTTTCATTGAAACAGTTGGAACTTACAACCCAGTGTTATCACCAGCTGAGGTGAAAATCAACGAAGAATTAGCGCTTAAATGGCTTCAAAATGGTGCGAAACCATCTGATACAGTTCGCAACCTTTTCTCAAGCCAAGGAATTCTTGAAAAATTTCATAATGCGAAAAACAGCAAATAA
- a CDS encoding KH domain-containing protein, giving the protein MNELSLEELIVSIVEPLVDFPEDIHVSSLEKDEQVIYTLSVNAEDTGKVIGKQGRTAKAIRTVIFAAGAESSKKVQLEIAD; this is encoded by the coding sequence ATGAATGAGCTGTCCTTGGAAGAATTGATTGTGTCCATCGTCGAGCCACTTGTTGATTTCCCAGAAGATATTCATGTATCTTCATTAGAAAAAGATGAGCAGGTGATTTACACACTGTCTGTCAATGCCGAAGATACCGGAAAAGTGATCGGAAAGCAGGGGCGTACAGCAAAAGCGATACGAACAGTCATTTTTGCAGCAGGTGCAGAGTCTTCTAAGAAAGTTCAACTTGAGATTGCTGACTAA